In Camelina sativa cultivar DH55 chromosome 17, Cs, whole genome shotgun sequence, the genomic stretch ATTCATTATAATCATCATACTTGAACGGTTTCGGTTTGATTGTATTGGTCTGGTTTTAAATTATTCCGTTATGGATGACTTGCTCTTACTGTTATGGTGATGTTTGTTGCAGCAAAGCAGATATGGACTCAGCCAATGATCAATGGCACACCTCCTTCTCCTAGGGACAGTCACAGCTGTACAACAGTCGGAGACAACTTATTTGTGTTTGGTGGTACTGATGGTTCAAAACCTCTCAACGATTTGCACATTCTAGATACTTGTAAgcttttttctttgtgtatttCAAGTTTTTGACTTGTCTCTGTTTGGAAGAAGTCATCATCAGTTGATTTGTTGgtctgtttcctttttttgtgtttgcagCTTCACATACTTGGAGATGCCCGAGTGTTAGGGGAGAGGGACCTGAGGCAAGAGAAGGTCATAGCGCTACGTTGGTTGGTAAAAGGCTGTTTGTCTTTGGTGGCTGTGGGAAATCTTCTCATATTAATGACGAAGTTTATTATAATGACCTTTACATACTTAATACAGGTACTGTTTGACATGTGAATCTTTTCCAGATTACCATTTCTTATGCATTGATAAGAAATCTTATATAGATTCTGAAACATAAACAAGTGCATACGATTTCCTTTCTTGTCTTAATGTTGAGGTTTTTAAATACCATTTGTCCTAATTTTTTGAGGATGCAAGTAAGTTAACCGGCTTGACGTTAATGTAGAGACTTTTGTGTGGAAACGTGCTGTTACAATGGGGAATCCTCCATCTGCGCGGGATAGCCACTCTTGTTCATCGTGGAAGAACAAAATTGTTGTTATAGGTGGTGAAGATGGACATGACTACTATCTGTCTGATGTTCATATCCTTGATACAGGTACAAAAGCATTCTTAAATCCATGTTCTTTAACCTTAGGAGTGTATGTCTTCTATCTGAAACGTTAATGTAAGTTCCTCTTAAatgatattttcattttgacTTTCAGATACACTCATATGGAAGGAGCTGAATACTTCAGGGCAGTTGTTGACACCTCGGGCTGGTCATGTATCTGTTTCACTTGGGAGAAACTTCTTTGTGTTTGGAGGGTTTACGGATGCTCAGAATCTTTACGATGATCTCTATGTGCTTGATGTCGGTATGTAACTGAAGCATCATTTAATAGCAATTTATAATACTTCTGAGGTAGATTGGCTTTGgtcctttttctctttaaaagTAAGGACCTGCCCTATTTTCTTGTCCAAACAAATCTCAGTTTTAAGGTTTTAAGATGAGCCATTGTATCAATTTTCATGAGAGAAAAcctattcacatttttttttctttttttctttgttgtttgtacATGTAGATACGTGTGTATGGTCCAAGGTCCTCACCATGGGAGAAGGTCCATCTGCTAGGTTCTCTTCTGCAGGGGCTTGTCTAGATCCTCACAAAGCTGGTTTTCTTGTCATTGTTGGTGGCTGCAATAAGAACCTCGAGGCACTGGATGACATGTTCTACTTACACACAGGTTACTGAAAACCTTTTAACTTACTAATTGCCATATTTGATTATTAGGGACATTCGGACAGAGCTTTTCTcattctaatcattttaaattcCGGTTAATAGGTCTTGGCTATGATGCTAGATTTGATCAGAATGTAGGGAGGTTGTCTCTAAAGAAGCAATTGAAGATGAAATGCCAAGAACAAAGTCATGCAAGTTCCTTATACGATCAATCACTTGTCAGAATCAATATGGATCATCAAGGTGTGTTTAGGCAAAATTAGATTGAAACATACAAAGGTAGCATTTTTATGTAGCAGTAAATCACTAGTTTGTGTATATGCATGCTTTTATTGTAGGAAGAGGGAATTTTGGTGTGAACTCGGGCCAATTTAATCAAGGAAAGATGATGTTTCAAGCCCGGATAACTGAGAATTACCAAGTTGGTTACACTATAGAAACTATGATAGATGGAAAAGTGCTTCgtggtgttttgttttcaaacaagCACAGCTCCCTTCTGGCGTCCGATCAAAGCTTTAGTAGGTTAGTGGTTATATTAATCATCTTCTTTTCGGGGTTTTCAGTTGCATACATTGTTTTGTGATCAATTTTTTTGTGGTACAGAAAGAGGCCAGCTATGTCGAACGGCGATCAGGATAACAGATCAAAGATATCAAGAACTTTGATCAAGGATCAAGCTGATGCTATGGAAACCAAAGATTCTCCATCAAACGGCTTGGAGGCTGGTATTAATACCATCAGCAACCCTCCGGATGTTACAGTAAACACGTTGGCAGTGGCACCACATGCAACAGAAATGGCTATTGTTTCATCTGATGCCAAGAACCACGTTGCAACTCAACTTGATATGGTGCCTTttctttaatcatattttttcaaGAACCTGACTTTGCTAATTTCTTTCTCCTACAAATTCCAATTATGCAATTTATTGATGGTAAGTTAATGAAAATCTTTGTGCAGGGAACTGTAGATACAGCTCCATCATCAGTTCTGCAGGCAGATGAAGCATCTTTAGAATCTAGAAATGCGATAACGATAGATGATAGAGTAACCAAGACCGGACCTGGAGAGTCATAGCTATAAAAACAAAGGTgggttaatgttttttttttagtcctTGTGATCGAGCCAATAGACTACACAAGAACAGAAGAAGCCGTTGCATCTAAAACCAGTTGGGTCTAACTCTGTTCTCTTTGAGCATTTGATTTGCAGATGAGAGATTCCCCGCTATAGACAGAGGAACAACAGCATGAACAGCATCATTTTATTGTCCTGTATATTAGTCTGGAGATAGGGTGGGTTTAATTTAGAATCTAAGTTAGATTATCGTGGTGACTGAAGGATGCTGAGGAGCTAATTCTGAGCtaggtttcttttgttttctttttcttcttcactgcaATTTTCGGCTCTTGTTTAATTCAACTTGCTAGCAATGTTATGCTTCCTCCCTCAAAGTTTTTTTGCACATTGAACTCGCTTAGATAAAATGGTTTATTTTAGAATCTGGAGTCATTCTTGTAAACTCAGGTTTTACCCTTGATCATTTTGTGGTTTTTAGTTCAAACCGAAATGGTTCATTTCTTTTATCCATTATTTATCTCTAGTTCACGGGTTTTGCATACCGAGTCTTTTGGTGTTTTGATGG encodes the following:
- the LOC104756201 gene encoding kelch domain-containing protein 3-like, giving the protein MRWERVRQQQQQVGLGQSYSGPGKRWGHTCNAIKGGCFLYVFGGYGRDNCQTNQVHVFDAAKQIWTQPMINGTPPSPRDSHSCTTVGDNLFVFGGTDGSKPLNDLHILDTSSHTWRCPSVRGEGPEAREGHSATLVGKRLFVFGGCGKSSHINDEVYYNDLYILNTETFVWKRAVTMGNPPSARDSHSCSSWKNKIVVIGGEDGHDYYLSDVHILDTDTLIWKELNTSGQLLTPRAGHVSVSLGRNFFVFGGFTDAQNLYDDLYVLDVDTCVWSKVLTMGEGPSARFSSAGACLDPHKAGFLVIVGGCNKNLEALDDMFYLHTGLGYDARFDQNVGRLSLKKQLKMKCQEQSHASSLYDQSLVRINMDHQGRGNFGVNSGQFNQGKMMFQARITENYQVGYTIETMIDGKVLRGVLFSNKHSSLLASDQSFSRKRPAMSNGDQDNRSKISRTLIKDQADAMETKDSPSNGLEAGINTISNPPDVTVNTLAVAPHATEMAIVSSDAKNHVATQLDMGTVDTAPSSVLQADEASLESRNAITIDDRVTKTGPGES